The Amycolatopsis mongoliensis genome includes a window with the following:
- a CDS encoding flavodoxin family protein: MPRLLIVHHTPSPSTQALFEAVLAGATHPDIEGVEVVRRAALAATVPDVLGADGYLLGTPANLGSMSGALKHFFDTVYYPCLDATRGRPFGYWIHGTSDTAGTERQLLSITTGLAWEKAADAVISTGEPDKKTLEACTELGGTLAATLMP; the protein is encoded by the coding sequence ATGCCGAGGCTGCTGATCGTGCACCACACGCCGTCGCCGTCGACCCAGGCGCTGTTCGAGGCGGTGCTGGCCGGCGCGACGCACCCGGACATCGAAGGGGTGGAGGTGGTCCGCCGGGCGGCCTTGGCGGCCACCGTCCCCGACGTCCTCGGGGCGGACGGCTACCTGCTGGGCACGCCGGCGAACCTGGGCAGCATGAGCGGTGCGCTGAAGCACTTCTTCGACACCGTCTACTACCCGTGCCTGGACGCCACGCGCGGCCGCCCGTTCGGGTACTGGATCCACGGCACCAGCGACACCGCGGGAACGGAACGCCAGCTGCTCTCGATCACCACCGGTCTGGCCTGGGAGAAGGCGGCGGACGCGGTGATCTCCACGGGTGAGCCGGACAAGAAGACCCTGGAGGCGTGCACCGAGCTGGGCGGCACCCTGGCCGCGACGCTGATGCCCTGA
- a CDS encoding XRE family transcriptional regulator, with amino-acid sequence MARERTFAERLSALIEAARVDGRAPHSYREISAAVERAGGPAMSPAYLQQLATGKRVNPKIHYVEALAKLFGVPVTYFFDEEAATPPAGEAQLMAMRAQELSPQGRRQVMDLLELVERYERAEREGRNPEDAAR; translated from the coding sequence ATGGCACGGGAACGCACTTTCGCGGAACGCCTGAGCGCCCTGATCGAGGCGGCTCGGGTGGACGGCCGCGCGCCGCACAGCTACCGGGAGATCTCGGCGGCGGTCGAGCGGGCGGGCGGGCCGGCGATGTCGCCCGCCTACCTGCAGCAGCTGGCCACGGGCAAGCGCGTCAACCCGAAGATCCACTATGTCGAGGCCCTGGCGAAGCTGTTCGGCGTGCCCGTCACGTACTTCTTCGACGAAGAGGCCGCCACGCCCCCGGCCGGGGAGGCGCAGCTGATGGCGATGCGGGCCCAAGAGCTCTCGCCGCAGGGCCGGCGGCAGGTGATGGACCTGCTGGAGCTGGTCGAGCGCTACGAACGGGCCGAACGCGAGGGCCGGAACCCGGAGGACGCCGCGCGATGA
- a CDS encoding MAB_1171c family putative transporter, with translation MSTLFSPVNVLAMVLFAAALAWRIYQVQRAPTVPNWAVTACVAGFAAAFLLQQTVVSDEVDAVLGRGAARVANNALLACAVCALVIFFLGSALGPRRYRRVMVELVPLAAAIALMVVAMALTPPELRGLPLGPSTIHDTGIALFYLGAGLYLIYGLIACTAWIVRYLRVADRNLRIGLRMSAVGMACAAAGSIFRALYIVVAWAFGPVVKILLLLGVPFVIVGGMLFLLGVTYPGVRARISALRRRHQHRREHAALGPLWTVLVQAFPSIVLRTPPRRHGERLSPRSIHRVHYRRVIEIRDGLVQLSPYLDADFGEVVATDPGAAAAALKAALARHAAGEESDGHAKQVLPAPADDIESDVRPLLALSAAMEKGT, from the coding sequence GTGAGCACACTTTTCAGCCCCGTGAACGTTCTCGCGATGGTGCTGTTCGCCGCCGCACTGGCGTGGCGGATATACCAGGTGCAGCGCGCACCGACGGTGCCGAACTGGGCCGTCACGGCGTGCGTCGCCGGGTTCGCCGCGGCGTTCCTGCTGCAGCAGACGGTGGTGTCCGACGAGGTCGACGCGGTCCTCGGCCGCGGCGCGGCGCGCGTGGCCAACAACGCGCTGCTGGCGTGCGCCGTGTGCGCGCTGGTGATCTTCTTCCTCGGCTCGGCGCTGGGCCCGCGGCGCTACCGCCGGGTGATGGTGGAACTGGTGCCGCTGGCCGCGGCGATCGCGCTGATGGTCGTCGCCATGGCCCTGACCCCGCCGGAACTGCGCGGGCTCCCGCTCGGGCCGTCGACGATCCACGACACCGGGATCGCGCTGTTCTACCTCGGCGCCGGGCTGTACCTGATCTACGGCCTGATCGCGTGCACCGCCTGGATCGTGCGCTACCTGCGGGTGGCCGACCGCAACCTGCGGATCGGGCTGCGGATGAGCGCGGTCGGCATGGCCTGCGCGGCCGCGGGCAGCATCTTCCGCGCGCTGTACATCGTGGTGGCGTGGGCGTTCGGCCCGGTCGTCAAGATCCTGCTGCTGCTCGGGGTGCCGTTCGTGATCGTCGGCGGGATGCTGTTCCTGCTCGGCGTCACCTATCCCGGAGTGCGGGCGCGGATCTCGGCGCTGCGGCGGCGACACCAGCACCGCCGCGAACACGCCGCGCTCGGTCCCCTGTGGACAGTCCTGGTCCAGGCGTTCCCCAGCATCGTGCTGCGGACACCCCCGCGCCGGCACGGCGAACGCCTTTCCCCGCGCAGCATCCACCGCGTGCACTACCGCCGGGTGATCGAGATCCGGGACGGTCTCGTGCAGCTGTCGCCCTACCTGGACGCGGACTTCGGCGAGGTCGTCGCCACCGATCCCGGTGCCGCCGCGGCCGCGTTGAAGGCGGCGTTGGCGCGGCACGCGGCCGGTGAAGAGAGCGATGGCCACGCCAAGCAGGTCCTGCCCGCACCGGCGGACGACATCGAATCGGACGTCCGGCCGCTGCTGGCGCTGTCGGCGGCGATGGAGAAGGGAACGTGA
- a CDS encoding amidohydrolase family protein, producing MDTLITAGRVLPRPSAPVEDGAVLVRDGVIVAAGPRADVVAQAAPDASRHDFPTGTALAGLFNVHVHLAFDASREMLANFRAGSLLEGARSRLSSMLRSGVTTVRDLGDRDHLGAAVRRSFDGEVAPRLLVSGPPITVPEGHCHFFGGAVSSDAEIRALIDANAAAGADVIKVMASGGQITEGGADMWESQFDARQLSVVVAHAASHGLPVAAHAHGADAISAAVEAGVSTIEHCSFLTGPKSFDRREPVAKRMAADGISACSTSSRNWRTIVEKLGDDVAQAMYGRLPWLEEHGVRLLAGTDAGLPGSVFDDPVGALELYEWLGFPRRRILEIATCDSAAGLGLADVTGRLDAGLSADVLVVEGDPLASLAALRNPLLVLAQGREA from the coding sequence GTGGACACCCTGATCACCGCGGGCCGGGTGCTGCCGCGACCCTCGGCACCGGTCGAGGACGGCGCCGTGCTGGTGCGCGACGGGGTGATCGTGGCGGCGGGCCCGCGCGCGGACGTCGTCGCGCAGGCCGCGCCGGACGCGTCCCGGCACGACTTCCCCACCGGCACCGCGCTGGCCGGGCTGTTCAACGTCCACGTGCACCTGGCTTTCGACGCTTCCCGCGAGATGCTGGCGAACTTCCGGGCGGGCTCTCTTCTGGAGGGCGCGCGTTCGCGGCTTTCTTCGATGCTGCGCAGCGGCGTCACGACGGTGCGGGACCTCGGCGACCGCGACCACCTGGGCGCGGCGGTCCGCCGGTCGTTCGACGGCGAGGTCGCGCCGCGGCTGCTGGTGTCGGGGCCGCCGATCACGGTCCCGGAGGGGCACTGCCACTTCTTCGGCGGCGCGGTCTCGTCCGACGCCGAGATCCGCGCGCTGATCGACGCGAACGCGGCCGCGGGCGCGGACGTGATCAAGGTGATGGCCAGCGGCGGCCAGATCACCGAGGGCGGCGCGGACATGTGGGAATCCCAGTTCGACGCGCGGCAGCTTTCGGTGGTGGTCGCGCACGCGGCGTCCCACGGGCTCCCGGTGGCCGCGCACGCCCACGGCGCGGACGCGATTTCGGCCGCGGTCGAAGCCGGGGTGTCGACGATCGAGCACTGCAGCTTCCTGACCGGGCCGAAGTCGTTCGACCGCCGCGAGCCCGTCGCGAAGCGGATGGCCGCCGACGGCATCTCGGCGTGTTCGACGAGCAGCCGCAACTGGCGGACGATCGTCGAGAAACTCGGCGACGACGTCGCGCAGGCGATGTACGGGCGGCTGCCGTGGCTGGAGGAACACGGGGTCCGGCTGCTCGCGGGGACGGACGCGGGCCTGCCGGGATCGGTGTTCGACGACCCGGTGGGGGCGCTGGAGCTGTACGAGTGGCTCGGGTTTCCGCGGCGGCGGATCTTGGAGATCGCGACCTGTGACTCCGCGGCGGGGCTGGGGCTGGCCGACGTGACCGGGCGGCTGGACGCCGGGCTCTCGGCGGACGTGCTCGTCGTCGAAGGGGATCCGCTGGCGTCGCTCGCCGCGCTGCGCAACCCCCTCTTGGTGCTGGCCCAGGGCCGCGAAGCCTAG
- the hisS gene encoding histidine--tRNA ligase, producing MPEYLPTAPYKGTRDFLPAEMSVRTQVFGHLYDVLERRGFLRYDGPILESAEIYERKSGQELADKQLYTLTDKGGRRLALRPEMTPSVARMIAGSAKSLSFPVRWYSHPNCHRYEAPQRGRVREHWQINADIFGSDSANCEIEIFELVHDMMAALGATPDMFVLRVNDRNLLTSALTDVAGVSEDHLAQVFALVDRWEKYPREKLAESAAEIGLSDKQFEKLAETLGAGEALLDELPAEVREASNLVRVLNSSAGSLVKYEPMIVRGLAYYTSTVFEVFDTSPENRRALFGGGRYSDLASMFTPQQIPGIGFGMGDVTLIDFLETHGLTPAPRSEVDVMVIPVTEDLSDAARSVAASLRTAGLRTSTPIEHRKLGKELTRADKAGAAAVVIVGQEDWAAGNVTVRSLATREQNPVAIADAPAAVQALLA from the coding sequence GTGCCTGAATACCTGCCGACCGCGCCCTACAAGGGGACCCGGGACTTCCTGCCCGCCGAGATGTCCGTGCGTACCCAGGTGTTCGGTCATCTCTACGACGTCCTCGAGCGCCGCGGCTTCCTCCGCTACGACGGCCCGATCCTCGAGTCGGCCGAGATCTACGAGCGGAAGTCGGGCCAGGAGCTCGCCGACAAGCAGCTGTACACGCTCACCGACAAGGGCGGGCGGCGGCTGGCGCTGCGCCCGGAGATGACGCCGTCGGTGGCGCGGATGATCGCCGGCAGCGCGAAGTCGCTGTCGTTCCCGGTCCGCTGGTACAGCCACCCGAACTGCCACCGGTACGAGGCGCCGCAGCGCGGCCGCGTGCGCGAGCACTGGCAGATCAACGCGGACATCTTCGGCTCGGACAGCGCCAACTGCGAGATCGAGATCTTCGAGCTGGTCCACGACATGATGGCCGCGCTGGGCGCGACGCCGGACATGTTCGTGCTGCGCGTCAACGACCGGAACCTGCTGACGTCGGCGCTCACCGACGTCGCCGGGGTCTCCGAGGACCACCTGGCCCAGGTGTTCGCGCTGGTCGACCGCTGGGAGAAGTACCCGCGCGAGAAGCTGGCGGAGAGCGCCGCGGAGATCGGGCTCTCGGACAAGCAGTTCGAGAAGCTGGCCGAGACGCTCGGCGCGGGCGAGGCCCTGCTGGACGAGCTGCCGGCCGAGGTGCGCGAGGCGTCGAACCTCGTTCGCGTGCTGAACAGCAGCGCGGGCAGCCTGGTGAAGTACGAGCCGATGATCGTGCGCGGGCTGGCGTACTACACGTCGACCGTGTTCGAGGTCTTCGACACCTCACCGGAGAACCGCCGCGCCCTCTTCGGCGGCGGCCGCTACAGCGACCTCGCGTCGATGTTCACGCCGCAGCAGATCCCGGGCATCGGGTTCGGCATGGGCGACGTCACGCTGATCGACTTCCTCGAGACGCACGGCCTGACCCCGGCGCCGCGCAGCGAGGTCGACGTCATGGTGATCCCGGTGACCGAGGACCTCTCGGACGCGGCCCGCTCGGTGGCGGCGTCGCTGCGCACCGCGGGCCTCCGGACGTCGACGCCGATCGAGCACCGCAAGCTGGGCAAGGAGCTCACTCGCGCGGACAAGGCGGGCGCGGCCGCGGTGGTGATCGTCGGCCAGGAGGACTGGGCCGCCGGGAACGTCACGGTCCGCAGCCTCGCGACCCGGGAGCAGAACCCGGTCGCGATCGCGGACGCCCCCGCAGCGGTCCAGGCCCTCCTGGCCTGA
- a CDS encoding sensor histidine kinase, translating into MKADPEERALRRARWAITAQIAVVVSLLVAVAGGIAYAILLSRQHAEADRTLARTVELGPAATPPGCVWLFTPALHAPASTPPAGMPIAGLAATVPAPGDVHTERRPIGGMTYTIRVENRGGVVSQAYFEELYQIQDRSSLVSGLVVAEVLALLAAVLCGRVLACRAIRPLADALRRQRTFVADASHELRAPLTRLHTRAQLLARRASGRDADDLEQLVRGTRELGEVVEDLLLSAQAGDRPEFELVELGVLAEEAVAAEAVRAGESQVRLAVSRERRPYVVQGVPTALRRVLSALLDNALGHTPPGGSIEVWLGVPDERHVELRVRDTGVGFPSADADRIFERFARGSDGDGRRFGLGLALVREVVTGHGGTIAAAGRPGAGATFTLRLLRADPA; encoded by the coding sequence ATGAAAGCCGACCCGGAGGAGCGGGCCCTGCGGCGGGCGCGGTGGGCGATCACCGCGCAGATCGCCGTCGTGGTGTCGCTGCTGGTGGCCGTCGCGGGCGGGATCGCCTACGCCATCCTGCTGTCCCGGCAGCACGCCGAGGCCGACCGCACGCTGGCCAGGACGGTCGAGCTGGGCCCGGCCGCGACCCCGCCCGGCTGCGTCTGGCTGTTCACCCCGGCCCTGCACGCGCCCGCGAGCACGCCGCCGGCCGGAATGCCGATCGCGGGGCTGGCCGCGACGGTGCCCGCGCCCGGGGACGTCCACACGGAACGGCGCCCGATCGGTGGCATGACGTACACGATCCGCGTCGAGAACCGCGGCGGCGTCGTTTCGCAGGCGTACTTCGAGGAGCTCTACCAGATCCAGGACCGCTCGTCGCTGGTGTCCGGGCTCGTGGTCGCGGAGGTGCTCGCCCTGCTCGCGGCCGTGCTGTGCGGCCGGGTGCTGGCCTGCCGGGCGATCCGCCCCCTGGCCGACGCGCTGCGGCGGCAGCGGACGTTCGTCGCGGACGCGTCCCACGAACTGCGCGCCCCGCTGACCCGGCTGCACACCCGGGCGCAGCTGCTGGCCCGGCGCGCGTCCGGCCGCGACGCCGACGACCTCGAGCAACTGGTGCGGGGCACGCGGGAGCTCGGCGAAGTCGTCGAGGACCTGCTGCTGTCGGCGCAGGCGGGCGACCGGCCGGAGTTCGAACTGGTCGAACTGGGCGTGCTCGCCGAGGAGGCGGTCGCGGCGGAGGCGGTGCGCGCGGGGGAGAGCCAGGTCCGGCTCGCGGTGTCCCGGGAGCGGCGGCCGTACGTGGTCCAGGGCGTCCCGACGGCGTTGCGGCGCGTGCTTTCGGCGTTGCTGGACAACGCTTTGGGCCACACCCCGCCGGGCGGCTCGATCGAGGTGTGGCTGGGCGTACCGGACGAAAGGCACGTGGAGCTGCGGGTCCGCGACACGGGCGTCGGCTTCCCGTCGGCCGACGCGGACCGCATCTTCGAGCGGTTCGCCCGCGGCTCCGACGGCGACGGCCGCCGGTTCGGCCTGGGCCTGGCCCTGGTCCGCGAAGTGGTGACGGGCCACGGCGGCACGATCGCGGCGGCCGGCCGCCCCGGTGCCGGAGCCACGTTCACCCTCCGCCTGCTCCGCGCCGATCCCGCGTGA
- a CDS encoding response regulator transcription factor: MLLVEDDRELAGMLAELLADEGYETDKAHDGQRGLHLGLTGRYDVMIIDRRLPVLDGLELLARLRAQAVTTRVLVLSALGELADRVGGLDAGADDYLVKPFEAEELLARLRALGRRDLEGAECLPLGAAALDLQRHEVVLPRGERITLSGREFELLRTLAQRPKAIHPRASLRGAVFADSTGESIVDTYVYYLRRKLGRDVVRTVHGLGYQIGAV; this comes from the coding sequence GTGCTGCTGGTCGAGGACGACCGGGAACTGGCGGGCATGCTCGCCGAGCTGCTCGCGGACGAAGGCTACGAAACCGACAAAGCGCACGACGGGCAGCGGGGCCTGCACCTCGGGCTCACCGGGCGGTACGACGTGATGATCATCGACCGCCGCCTCCCGGTGCTGGACGGCCTCGAACTGCTCGCCCGGCTGCGGGCGCAGGCGGTGACCACGCGGGTCCTGGTGCTCTCGGCGCTGGGCGAGCTCGCCGACCGCGTCGGCGGGCTCGACGCCGGCGCCGACGACTACCTCGTCAAGCCGTTCGAGGCCGAGGAACTGCTGGCCCGGCTGCGGGCGCTCGGCCGCCGTGACCTCGAGGGCGCGGAGTGCCTCCCGCTCGGCGCGGCGGCCCTCGACCTGCAGCGGCACGAGGTCGTGCTGCCGCGCGGCGAGCGGATCACGCTGTCCGGGCGGGAGTTCGAGCTGCTGCGGACGCTGGCCCAGCGGCCCAAGGCGATCCACCCGCGCGCGTCGCTGCGCGGAGCCGTCTTCGCCGACTCGACCGGTGAGTCCATTGTGGACACCTACGTGTACTACCTGCGGCGCAAGCTCGGCCGCGACGTCGTCCGGACGGTGCACGGCCTCGGCTACCAGATCGGCGCGGTATGA